Proteins from a single region of Halorubrum sp. 2020YC2:
- a CDS encoding HdeD family acid-resistance protein: MSSTNSAGAESSRTGSRTAAVAGTILAVLGVLAMIFPFVTGLSLSVLVGGLLVAGAIVHVLHAFSAGAFRDKLGQVILGGLYGVAGIVFITNPVFGLLTLTLLAVGFFVVDGIVEVAWGIRSRGQPGAVWVLASGSVSFLLGGLLWLGFPSDAVWAIGVLFGINLFVTGVSVIILGRGSRNSIPQHTAQRSQG; encoded by the coding sequence GTGAGCTCAACTAACTCTGCCGGAGCCGAATCGAGCCGCACCGGGAGCCGCACCGCTGCGGTGGCCGGAACGATCCTCGCAGTGCTCGGGGTCCTCGCGATGATATTTCCGTTTGTCACGGGGCTTTCGCTGTCCGTCTTAGTCGGCGGACTCCTGGTCGCCGGCGCGATCGTGCACGTTCTGCACGCCTTCTCCGCGGGAGCGTTCAGAGATAAGCTCGGTCAAGTGATACTAGGCGGCCTCTACGGCGTCGCCGGAATCGTGTTCATCACGAACCCTGTTTTCGGGCTTTTGACATTAACCCTCCTAGCCGTCGGGTTCTTCGTCGTCGACGGCATCGTCGAGGTGGCGTGGGGGATCCGAAGTCGCGGACAGCCGGGAGCCGTGTGGGTGCTCGCAAGCGGGAGCGTTTCGTTCCTGCTCGGCGGTCTCCTCTGGCTCGGGTTCCCGAGCGACGCGGTCTGGGCCATCGGCGTTCTGTTCGGGATCAATCTGTTTGTGACCGGCGTCTCGGTGATCATCCTCGGACGGGGGAGCCGTAACTCGATCCCACAGCACACCGCCCAACGGAGTCAAGGATGA
- a CDS encoding MFS transporter, translating into MFIAVIDSTLMNVAVPAIVSDLDTTVPVVQGAIAIYSLVMAALMLPASKLSSIYGVRRLMQVTLVVYAAGTLLAAVSWSPAVLYVGWSVIEGAASAVLMPLTFTVLVVTYEGKDRAKALGLLAGVNATGAAIGPILGGALTTFASWRWGFALEAVVVAVALVFVRYVSAAPLGQERGSLDLGGTALSVVGATSLVVGFLLAGKFGWLVATRPFVVFGVQFTPFGTSPAVWLIGAGLLAFAVFAQYELRLERVGGSPLVPIRILRNRAFTAGSLTFGARSLVMAGFIFVVPVYLQSGLGYTAFGAGVAMLPFSVGTLLVSTFTTGWRDYVSPKTLIQVGVALMGLGLLLLFERTAPDQTAMSMAVPMAVVGVGVGLLMPQLVNTTLSAVPQTDSSEASGVMNAVGMLGYALGTAVVGAFLLGQFYRGVIDGVLRAGDVTVSAAQRDDLARALQQAAETATASTQQAFVAGLPPAQRDLLDGIFEAAMIGAHRGTLLLLVLLALLTLAASAFIPRDSGRP; encoded by the coding sequence ATGTTCATCGCTGTCATCGATTCGACGTTGATGAACGTCGCCGTCCCCGCGATCGTCTCGGATCTCGACACCACCGTCCCTGTCGTTCAGGGCGCGATCGCGATCTATTCGCTCGTGATGGCGGCGCTGATGCTCCCCGCCAGTAAGCTCTCGTCGATCTACGGCGTCCGGCGACTGATGCAGGTCACGCTCGTCGTATACGCCGCCGGGACGCTGCTGGCGGCCGTCAGTTGGAGTCCCGCAGTGCTGTACGTCGGCTGGTCCGTCATCGAGGGCGCCGCGTCGGCCGTGCTCATGCCGCTTACGTTCACCGTACTCGTGGTCACCTACGAGGGGAAAGACCGGGCGAAGGCGCTCGGGCTGCTCGCGGGCGTGAACGCGACGGGCGCTGCGATCGGACCGATACTCGGCGGCGCACTCACGACCTTCGCCAGCTGGCGATGGGGCTTCGCCCTCGAGGCGGTCGTCGTCGCCGTCGCGCTCGTGTTCGTTCGCTACGTGAGCGCGGCTCCGCTGGGACAGGAGCGCGGCTCCCTCGATCTGGGCGGGACCGCTCTGTCGGTGGTCGGCGCGACGTCGCTCGTCGTCGGCTTCCTCTTGGCCGGCAAGTTCGGGTGGCTGGTCGCGACGCGGCCGTTCGTCGTCTTCGGTGTCCAGTTCACCCCCTTCGGCACGTCGCCGGCGGTCTGGTTGATTGGGGCGGGGCTACTCGCGTTCGCCGTGTTCGCCCAATACGAACTCCGGCTGGAACGAGTCGGCGGCTCACCGCTCGTCCCGATACGGATACTGCGGAACCGCGCGTTCACCGCGGGCTCGCTCACGTTCGGCGCCCGGTCGCTCGTCATGGCCGGGTTCATCTTCGTCGTCCCGGTGTACCTCCAGTCGGGGCTCGGGTACACCGCGTTCGGGGCCGGGGTCGCGATGCTCCCGTTCTCGGTTGGGACGCTGCTCGTGTCGACGTTCACGACCGGCTGGCGCGACTACGTCTCGCCGAAGACGCTCATTCAGGTTGGCGTCGCGCTCATGGGTCTCGGGCTCCTCCTGCTGTTCGAGCGGACGGCCCCGGATCAGACCGCGATGAGCATGGCGGTGCCGATGGCGGTCGTCGGCGTCGGCGTCGGATTGCTCATGCCGCAGCTTGTCAACACGACGTTATCGGCCGTTCCCCAGACGGATTCCTCGGAGGCGTCCGGCGTGATGAACGCCGTCGGGATGCTCGGCTATGCGTTGGGGACGGCCGTCGTGGGGGCCTTCCTCCTCGGGCAGTTCTACCGGGGGGTGATAGACGGCGTGCTCCGTGCGGGCGACGTCACCGTGTCGGCGGCACAGCGCGACGACCTCGCCCGCGCACTACAACAGGCCGCCGAAACGGCGACCGCGTCGACCCAACAAGCGTTCGTGGCCGGGCTGCCCCCCGCCCAGCGGGACCTGCTCGACGGCATCTTCGAGGCCGCAATGATCGGTGCACACCGGGGGACGCTGCTGCTCCTCGTCCTCCTCGCGCTGCTCACGCTCGCGGCGTCGGCGTTCATCCCGCGCGACTCAGGTCGGCCCTGA
- a CDS encoding TIGR00341 family protein gives MRLVQVLIPQGTRSAVLDTLDDHGVDYAVFDEVGRGGFEAMVQFPLPPSGVEPVLDDLIEAGVREDAYTIVLSTETVVSQRLSALVERFPGLRISREELYARAQDLAPANSTFFAFLLLSTVIATTGLLLDSTATIIGAMVVAPLMGPAVSASVGTVLDDPVMTRRGIRLQVVGLVAAIVSAAVMGWLLQQTVLIPPGIDIRTIPQIAERTSPNFLSLFLALGSGIAGALSIMRGSGSTLVGVAIAVALVPPAATSGLGIAFGLPGVAIAGAVLIVVNLLAINVSALILFWAAGFKPLDAGAFEGVRASIASRVVVFAVAIAVLSIVLGAVTWTTFQTQSFEQQTRSELRQQFDEADIEGVELVSVTVDYEPVDLLLGNEPRVNVLVGVPRNLAVPPDLAQRWDDQLTAEFDRDVIVRVGFIEAQVSDGKTWERQPVRLTAPTPSP, from the coding sequence ATGCGACTCGTCCAAGTCCTGATCCCTCAGGGAACCCGTTCGGCCGTCCTCGACACGCTCGACGATCACGGTGTCGACTACGCCGTCTTCGACGAGGTCGGCCGCGGCGGTTTCGAGGCGATGGTCCAGTTTCCCCTCCCGCCGAGCGGAGTGGAACCGGTATTGGACGACCTGATCGAGGCCGGCGTCCGGGAAGACGCGTACACCATCGTCCTCTCGACCGAGACCGTCGTCTCACAGCGGCTGTCCGCGCTCGTCGAACGGTTCCCCGGTCTCCGGATCTCGCGCGAGGAGCTGTACGCACGGGCACAGGACCTCGCGCCGGCGAACTCGACCTTCTTTGCGTTCCTCCTCTTGAGCACCGTCATCGCGACGACGGGACTGCTACTCGACTCCACGGCGACGATCATCGGCGCGATGGTCGTCGCGCCGCTGATGGGGCCCGCCGTCTCCGCCTCCGTCGGAACGGTTCTCGACGATCCGGTGATGACCAGACGCGGCATCAGACTGCAGGTCGTCGGGCTCGTCGCTGCCATCGTGTCGGCGGCGGTCATGGGCTGGCTCCTCCAACAGACCGTTCTCATCCCGCCGGGGATCGATATCCGGACCATCCCCCAGATCGCCGAGCGGACGAGTCCGAACTTCCTGTCGCTCTTCCTCGCGCTCGGGTCAGGGATCGCCGGAGCGCTCAGCATTATGCGTGGCTCCGGGTCGACCCTCGTTGGCGTGGCCATCGCCGTCGCGCTCGTTCCCCCGGCCGCGACGTCCGGCCTCGGTATCGCGTTCGGCTTGCCGGGTGTCGCTATCGCGGGCGCCGTGCTCATCGTCGTGAACCTGCTCGCGATCAACGTCTCCGCCCTGATCCTGTTCTGGGCGGCAGGGTTCAAGCCGCTCGACGCGGGCGCGTTCGAGGGCGTTCGTGCCTCGATCGCCTCGCGTGTCGTCGTGTTCGCGGTCGCCATCGCGGTGCTCTCGATCGTCCTCGGTGCGGTCACCTGGACGACGTTTCAGACGCAGAGCTTCGAGCAGCAGACCCGGAGCGAACTCCGGCAGCAGTTCGACGAGGCGGACATTGAGGGGGTCGAACTCGTCTCGGTGACCGTCGACTACGAACCGGTCGATCTGCTCCTCGGAAACGAACCGCGGGTGAACGTTCTCGTCGGCGTTCCACGGAATCTCGCGGTGCCGCCCGACCTCGCTCAGCGCTGGGACGACCAGCTGACCGCGGAGTTCGACCGCGATGTCATCGTTCGCGTCGGATTTATCGAGGCACAAGTCTCCGACGGGAAAACGTGGGAACGACAGCCCGTGCGACTAACTGCTCCGACACCGTCCCCATGA
- a CDS encoding LLM class flavin-dependent oxidoreductase, protein MDLSVVDLSPVPRGGTAADAFENTVDAARHAERLGYERFWVAEHHGMGDRLAGTTPEVLLGRLAGATDSIRIGSGAVLMNHYAPFKVAESFGVLDGLAPDRVDLGMGRANGSPASDRALGTDRRVENPNEDHRERITAVVNHLRDDYPPDHPYGDLSVPGSDSGPAVPWVLGSSPSSGEVAGELGLRYCFAGFIRPGFAERAFAAYHEAFDPKGGLGGLDEPRGMVAVNAVAAETDEAAARRRAPAEATFRRMQRGELGDETPTVEEAVDELGGAPDPTPATLDDDEWPRAISGSPETISGLLEQLADRAGVDEMMIQHTVPDHDDALESHALLAEAMDLEPRA, encoded by the coding sequence ATGGACCTCTCTGTCGTCGACCTCTCGCCGGTCCCCCGGGGCGGCACCGCGGCGGACGCGTTCGAGAACACGGTCGACGCCGCGCGCCACGCCGAGCGACTGGGGTACGAGCGGTTCTGGGTCGCCGAACACCACGGGATGGGCGACCGCCTCGCGGGCACCACGCCCGAGGTGCTGCTCGGGCGCCTCGCCGGCGCGACCGACTCGATCAGGATCGGCTCCGGGGCCGTGCTCATGAACCACTACGCCCCGTTCAAGGTGGCCGAGTCGTTCGGCGTCCTCGACGGGCTGGCGCCCGACCGCGTCGACCTCGGGATGGGCCGCGCCAACGGCTCGCCCGCGTCCGACCGCGCGCTCGGCACCGACCGGCGCGTCGAGAACCCGAACGAGGACCACCGCGAGCGGATCACCGCGGTCGTGAACCACCTCCGCGACGACTACCCGCCGGACCACCCGTACGGCGACCTGTCGGTTCCCGGGTCCGACTCGGGACCGGCCGTCCCGTGGGTCCTCGGATCGAGTCCGTCGAGCGGCGAGGTCGCGGGCGAGCTGGGGCTCCGCTACTGCTTCGCCGGCTTCATCCGGCCGGGATTCGCCGAGCGCGCGTTCGCGGCGTACCACGAGGCGTTCGACCCCAAGGGCGGACTCGGGGGGCTCGACGAGCCGCGGGGGATGGTCGCGGTCAACGCGGTCGCGGCCGAGACGGACGAGGCCGCGGCCCGACGACGCGCGCCCGCGGAGGCGACGTTTCGGCGGATGCAGCGCGGCGAACTGGGCGACGAGACGCCCACGGTTGAGGAGGCGGTCGACGAGCTCGGCGGGGCGCCCGACCCGACGCCCGCGACGCTGGACGACGACGAGTGGCCGCGGGCGATCTCCGGGAGCCCGGAGACGATTTCCGGGCTGTTGGAGCAGTTGGCCGACCGCGCCGGCGTCGACGAGATGATGATCCAGCACACCGTGCCGGACCACGACGACGCCTTGGAGTCGCACGCGCTGCTGGCCGAGGCGATGGATCTGGAGCCGCGGGCGTAA
- a CDS encoding mechanosensitive ion channel family protein — protein sequence MALIQQAVSIGLQRYIPGLTNAIVTTLLFVVVFLVVYRLGRSVVTRAVESSLKRRDFDETLVGFAVSMTVGVMTVFAAALAAAIAGFGSVLAAFATLGGALTLAIGFAAQDLIANFVAGVFVIKDKTFTVGDWIEWNGNDGVVREIHLRVTKLDTLDNQLMTVPNSDLANAAVINNVANDRRRVSIEFGVEYDEDITRARNAIVEEGARIDGVLDVPKPTAPLAELGDSAVVLSGRVWIDPAENSYSAVRSQFAEAVKRRFDAEGIDIPYPNAELSGSLDVTNVAPVEGSIGD from the coding sequence ATGGCACTGATACAACAAGCGGTCTCAATCGGCCTACAGCGGTATATTCCGGGACTCACGAACGCGATAGTGACGACGCTGCTGTTCGTCGTCGTGTTTCTCGTTGTGTACCGACTCGGACGGTCCGTCGTCACTCGAGCGGTCGAGAGCAGCCTCAAACGTCGGGACTTCGACGAGACGCTCGTCGGGTTCGCTGTGAGTATGACTGTCGGGGTGATGACCGTCTTCGCGGCCGCGCTGGCGGCGGCGATTGCCGGATTCGGGAGCGTTCTCGCCGCGTTCGCGACCTTGGGCGGTGCACTCACGCTCGCGATCGGCTTCGCCGCACAGGACCTCATCGCGAACTTCGTCGCCGGCGTATTCGTCATCAAGGACAAGACGTTCACGGTCGGCGATTGGATCGAGTGGAACGGGAACGACGGCGTGGTCCGCGAGATCCACCTGCGGGTGACGAAACTCGACACGCTCGACAATCAACTGATGACGGTGCCGAACAGCGACCTCGCTAACGCGGCGGTTATCAACAACGTCGCGAACGACCGACGCCGGGTGTCGATCGAGTTCGGCGTCGAATACGACGAAGATATCACCAGAGCACGGAACGCCATTGTTGAGGAGGGCGCCCGCATTGACGGAGTCCTTGACGTCCCGAAACCGACGGCACCCCTCGCCGAACTGGGCGACTCGGCGGTCGTCCTCTCGGGACGCGTCTGGATCGACCCGGCGGAAAACAGCTACTCTGCGGTGCGTTCGCAGTTCGCCGAAGCGGTCAAGCGCCGCTTCGACGCCGAGGGCATCGACATCCCGTACCCCAACGCGGAACTCTCAGGCAGTCTCGACGTCACGAACGTCGCTCCCGTGGAGGGGAGTATCGGCGATTGA